In the Leptospira sp. WS4.C2 genome, one interval contains:
- a CDS encoding LPS-assembly protein LptD, giving the protein MEILAQDINGLKLLFPDQSGPKKNAQDEERRQTTVQVQRGLVRKSVDSMSDREVEDNLRNLGLNPSGTIYTKRERLREALVPEEDQVLTPESLLSSQTKKGPPIQIQNAAEGQLLNIDKTKGGVLVLRGKVRLKIRSGELVADSVSIDANRQEIYAEGGVEYKDGNTKVNGDRMIYDLKINQGVVYNSKLSMFPSHFIGQKIKRLDEKRYLLEMGYFTACNAELPHESFQARKIFIHDDRSVVAYSVSYKVGGTPLFWLPVLYNSESGNGVTTQIGKNNTQGWFWQNSYQWSDSYPNSIFLANGYKFRFDMYEKTGQAAQLEMWKVSPFLNYNINLGYANYKNNAITPVYEDRFRNGGIGNVAVTNNVDRGEMFPNTGLPYRNTGVNYDPWWKTDLRLNAKFNDFSRDYTRNVQIQYENYSNRQFDYEFGNRYQPSNSLQSLYTYRDVRFGLIRNLLNWNFNYTENRGDLSVGISMSRTLVYQIQANQYFAAQDTLPAVTIRNSSNIGLIPGTSSPIYWDLLFQTNINRIYGAPQQRTNPTTGVVDPRSQYQDFVLRSQTNVIGETGFRSPIAMGAYMSFTPSVYMGATKQTVEFPGSGNDLNSPDRDVNKAYATLLKQQSYQYVRQSHTVRMGIPEIFISTTYRRLDADKAEAKDPILGNLRQHEAEFALESYALNDWDVSVRTIRDLRQFSSTYNPGLTNMQRWYYTVVRVGGFFDFVDGFTTRRPSLLERKRNFYSGVFINNDYVHHTPQNRSLSNNLTVSYKMGGFSWPIIRAFRSLEVGSTWYHVYKDSYLDSYRFFFRTDVKVTRYSGVELELDSRVTEPWRLTALAQGQFYAMNTSPELYTSQTGTNYDQTTIWEDLAAGTGAQGQTERQKTVFNINRFMMTLKLDLHNWEYRLGYSMNLRALPGGLTMNNQLTFYDQSVYFSVNLTNFSFGDSASAQATRVRLYRFRKRPLDGTSTDLTD; this is encoded by the coding sequence ATGGAAATTCTGGCGCAGGATATCAACGGGTTAAAACTCCTCTTTCCTGACCAATCGGGACCCAAAAAAAACGCCCAAGATGAAGAAAGAAGACAAACAACAGTTCAAGTACAACGAGGACTGGTTCGAAAGTCCGTGGATTCCATGTCCGATAGAGAGGTGGAAGATAACCTCCGAAATTTAGGACTGAACCCATCGGGAACAATTTACACAAAAAGAGAGCGCTTACGAGAGGCACTAGTTCCTGAAGAAGATCAAGTTTTGACGCCAGAGTCTTTGTTAAGTTCTCAAACTAAAAAAGGACCACCGATTCAAATCCAAAACGCAGCCGAAGGGCAACTATTAAACATTGATAAAACCAAAGGTGGAGTATTGGTTCTTCGCGGAAAGGTTAGACTCAAAATTCGTTCTGGGGAACTTGTTGCCGATTCTGTATCGATTGATGCCAATCGCCAAGAAATTTATGCAGAAGGTGGAGTGGAGTACAAAGATGGAAACACCAAGGTGAATGGCGATCGTATGATCTACGATTTAAAAATTAACCAAGGTGTTGTTTATAATTCCAAACTCAGTATGTTTCCTTCACACTTCATTGGACAAAAGATAAAACGTTTAGATGAAAAACGATATCTTTTGGAAATGGGATACTTTACGGCTTGTAATGCGGAACTTCCTCACGAGTCATTCCAGGCCAGAAAAATTTTTATACACGATGACAGGTCAGTTGTTGCGTATAGTGTTTCTTATAAAGTTGGTGGCACACCGCTTTTTTGGCTCCCTGTTTTATACAATTCCGAATCTGGAAATGGAGTCACAACTCAAATCGGTAAAAACAATACCCAAGGTTGGTTTTGGCAAAACTCTTACCAATGGTCCGATTCATACCCCAACAGTATCTTCCTTGCGAATGGATATAAATTCAGGTTTGATATGTATGAAAAAACGGGACAAGCCGCTCAGTTAGAAATGTGGAAAGTATCGCCGTTTTTAAACTATAATATCAATCTTGGTTATGCAAATTATAAAAACAATGCAATCACTCCCGTCTATGAAGATCGATTTCGTAATGGCGGAATTGGAAACGTAGCGGTCACCAATAATGTCGACCGTGGAGAAATGTTTCCCAACACCGGATTGCCATACCGCAATACAGGCGTTAATTATGATCCTTGGTGGAAAACCGACCTTCGTTTGAATGCTAAATTTAATGATTTTTCTCGTGATTACACAAGAAACGTTCAAATTCAATACGAAAATTATAGCAACCGCCAATTTGATTATGAATTTGGTAACAGATACCAACCTTCCAATTCTCTACAATCACTATATACTTACAGAGATGTCCGCTTTGGACTCATTCGTAACTTACTGAACTGGAACTTCAATTATACAGAGAACCGAGGAGATTTGAGTGTAGGAATTTCGATGAGTCGAACTCTCGTTTACCAAATCCAAGCAAACCAATACTTTGCAGCTCAGGATACACTACCTGCTGTTACTATCAGAAACTCCAGTAATATCGGACTCATTCCGGGAACGAGTAGTCCCATCTATTGGGACTTACTCTTTCAAACCAATATCAATCGTATTTATGGGGCTCCCCAACAGAGAACCAATCCCACAACGGGAGTAGTGGATCCAAGAAGCCAGTACCAAGATTTTGTCCTGCGATCACAGACTAACGTGATTGGAGAAACTGGATTTCGATCTCCGATCGCTATGGGCGCTTATATGTCTTTTACACCTTCGGTTTACATGGGTGCAACTAAACAAACAGTGGAATTTCCTGGATCAGGCAATGATTTGAATAGTCCTGACCGTGATGTAAACAAAGCATATGCGACATTATTAAAACAGCAGTCTTATCAGTATGTAAGGCAATCTCATACAGTTCGAATGGGAATTCCTGAAATATTTATCTCAACGACCTACCGTCGATTGGATGCAGACAAAGCAGAAGCAAAAGATCCCATCCTTGGAAACTTACGTCAACATGAAGCAGAGTTTGCACTAGAAAGTTACGCACTCAACGATTGGGATGTTTCAGTAAGAACCATTCGTGACTTACGCCAATTCTCATCCACTTACAACCCTGGACTTACCAATATGCAAAGATGGTATTATACGGTTGTAAGAGTGGGTGGTTTTTTTGATTTCGTAGACGGATTCACAACACGTAGACCAAGCCTTCTTGAACGAAAAAGAAACTTTTATTCGGGCGTATTCATTAACAATGATTATGTTCACCACACACCACAAAACAGGTCTTTATCGAACAACCTGACTGTATCTTATAAAATGGGTGGGTTCTCTTGGCCTATTATCCGAGCTTTCCGTAGTTTGGAAGTAGGATCTACTTGGTATCATGTATATAAAGACAGTTATTTAGATAGTTATAGGTTCTTTTTTCGTACTGATGTAAAGGTAACTAGATACTCAGGTGTAGAATTAGAACTTGACTCCCGAGTAACAGAACCTTGGCGGCTCACAGCTCTCGCACAAGGTCAGTTTTATGCAATGAATACAAGTCCCGAATTGTATACTTCCCAAACAGGAACCAACTATGACCAAACAACGATTTGGGAAGATTTAGCTGCGGGAACAGGAGCCCAAGGCCAAACAGAAAGACAGAAGACTGTTTTCAACATCAATCGTTTTATGATGACATTGAAACTAGATCTACACAACTGGGAATACCGTTTAGGATATAGTATGAATTTGCGAGCACTACCCGGAGGTCTAACAATGAACAATCAATTGACTTTTTATGACCAATCTGTTTATTTTTCTGTTAACTTGACCAACTTTAGTTTTGGTGATTCTGCTTCCGCACAGGCAACAAGGGTGCGATTGTATAGGTTCCGCAAACGTCCCCTCGATGGAACCTCAACAGACTTAACGGACTAA
- a CDS encoding response regulator, protein MTAVVGTDKETDVKRILVVEDERIIAINICSTLKQYGYNATYVSDANDAIEHIENEQFDLVLMDIMLNGPMDGIEIASIIKKTKEIPVIYLTAYSDEATINRAKATEPFGYLIKPFNSRDLYISVEMAIYKSQVQKHIRNVESRLAENQKWETIALVASGISHEVNNPLTSILNLADLISLEAKKNGNSSLGEKAAKIAEESERIAKIIKNLVSYSQSTSSQWNYSNLGSILNDTRSFLHQYFLKEGIQCEIEVGDVPLAYCQPQKIKQVLLNLIQDARVRVNTREDTIGRKISIIMKQAEEDGTSHILIQIQDNGAEDLMKGIAQMNSLEVTKSIVIEHKGKMYRDEGSSSWFFTLPIIKPL, encoded by the coding sequence ATGACAGCAGTTGTGGGAACAGACAAAGAAACAGACGTTAAGAGGATCCTAGTTGTTGAGGACGAAAGAATCATTGCGATCAACATTTGTTCCACTTTGAAACAATATGGATACAACGCAACGTATGTTTCCGATGCAAATGACGCGATAGAACATATCGAAAACGAACAATTTGACCTGGTGCTCATGGATATTATGCTAAACGGTCCTATGGATGGGATCGAAATTGCCAGCATCATAAAAAAAACAAAAGAAATTCCTGTGATCTACCTGACTGCCTATTCTGATGAAGCCACTATCAACCGAGCAAAGGCGACAGAGCCCTTTGGGTATTTAATCAAACCATTTAACAGCCGTGATTTATATATTTCTGTTGAAATGGCAATTTATAAATCACAAGTTCAAAAACACATTCGAAATGTCGAAAGTAGACTTGCTGAAAATCAAAAATGGGAAACAATCGCACTTGTAGCTTCCGGAATTTCCCATGAAGTGAATAACCCTCTAACATCTATTTTAAATTTAGCCGATTTGATTTCCCTGGAAGCTAAAAAAAACGGAAATTCTTCCTTAGGAGAGAAGGCTGCAAAAATTGCGGAAGAATCGGAACGAATTGCAAAAATCATTAAGAACTTAGTCTCTTATTCCCAATCAACTTCATCTCAATGGAACTATTCCAATTTAGGGAGTATCTTAAATGACACTCGTTCCTTTTTACATCAGTATTTTTTAAAGGAAGGAATCCAGTGTGAAATTGAAGTGGGGGATGTTCCTTTAGCTTATTGCCAACCCCAAAAAATCAAACAAGTTCTCCTCAATCTCATTCAGGATGCAAGGGTTCGGGTGAATACCCGAGAAGATACGATTGGTAGAAAAATTTCTATTATCATGAAACAGGCAGAAGAAGATGGAACAAGTCATATCTTAATTCAAATCCAAGACAATGGTGCTGAGGATTTGATGAAGGGGATTGCTCAGATGAATTCTTTAGAAGTAACCAAAAGCATTGTGATAGAACATAAGGGAAAGATGTATCGAGACGAAGGTTCTTCTTCGTGGTTTTTTACTCTACCGATTATCAAACCCCTATAA
- a CDS encoding ATP-dependent helicase, producing the protein MNEDLNEAQKSVILSPPGPILVVAGAGTGKTNTLVNKLASLVQNGLDPSSLLLLTFTKRAAKEMLNRATRKLDSRMMSVHGGTFHSFCHHFLRKYSLAVSLNSNFTILDEDDATSLLGMARDQVVSKESKVRFPKKETLSEIFSGSFNLQISLEKMLQKDYPMFLSLTKEIQEIKSKFIELKLKYNSLDFDDLLDYTRKILMEEESIRERVGLQYQYILVDEYQDTNRIQAHIACLLASKHQNILVVGDDAQCIYGFRGANVQNMLDFPKIFPNTKTIHLTKNYRSTQPVLDLANAVLDQSKENYKKHLVSHIQVSANKPKHIKFESSEEEATWIADKILELYEDNIPLSEIAVLFRAGFISNLLEVKLSAKQIPFRKFGGKRFLDLAHVRDLLAYLRIIDNPRDILSWNRVLLLEKNIGKKYAQVLYKNLEINHFQWNLIKDSPTFFLGIPDVAKSSFQNLIKIFQSQTANIGNSQSAVETVISHYIPILEQEYDDFEKRKHDLESFKMLSKSTPNLSEYLANLTLDPTERKDTNPPDSEEEEFLTLSTIHSAKGLEWKYVFTMQVVEGSLPSSRIKTLQDLEEERRLFYVAITRAKQGLILTSPIFSEKNRLTTISRFLLDLPNLSDLIEEVVPEIVESKMELTKPDMENDRFQDIQRYFLN; encoded by the coding sequence GTGAATGAGGACTTAAACGAGGCACAAAAATCAGTCATTTTATCCCCCCCTGGTCCCATCTTAGTTGTAGCGGGTGCAGGTACTGGTAAAACGAACACTCTTGTCAATAAATTGGCATCTCTTGTACAAAATGGATTGGATCCAAGTTCTCTTCTGCTCTTAACCTTCACGAAAAGGGCAGCCAAAGAGATGTTAAACCGTGCCACCCGAAAACTCGATTCAAGGATGATGTCTGTTCATGGAGGAACATTTCATTCCTTTTGCCACCATTTCCTGCGAAAGTATTCATTAGCTGTTTCCCTCAATTCAAATTTTACGATTTTGGATGAGGACGACGCCACAAGTCTACTAGGAATGGCTCGAGACCAAGTGGTTTCGAAAGAGAGCAAGGTGCGGTTCCCCAAAAAGGAAACGTTGTCTGAGATTTTTTCGGGTAGTTTCAACCTTCAGATTTCACTGGAAAAAATGCTGCAAAAAGATTATCCAATGTTTCTTAGCCTTACAAAAGAAATTCAAGAAATCAAATCCAAATTTATAGAACTCAAACTTAAATATAATTCTCTCGACTTTGATGATTTATTAGATTACACAAGAAAAATTTTAATGGAAGAAGAATCCATTCGCGAAAGGGTTGGATTGCAGTATCAATATATATTGGTAGATGAATACCAAGATACGAATCGTATCCAAGCACATATCGCTTGTTTATTGGCAAGCAAACATCAGAATATACTTGTTGTGGGAGATGATGCACAATGTATTTATGGGTTTCGCGGAGCCAACGTTCAGAATATGTTGGATTTTCCCAAAATATTCCCCAATACAAAAACAATCCATTTAACAAAAAACTATAGAAGCACCCAACCTGTTTTAGATTTAGCAAATGCTGTATTGGATCAGAGTAAAGAAAACTATAAAAAACATTTGGTATCCCATATTCAGGTCTCAGCAAACAAACCTAAACATATAAAATTTGAATCTTCTGAAGAAGAAGCCACATGGATTGCAGACAAAATTTTAGAGTTATACGAGGATAATATACCTTTGTCAGAAATTGCCGTTCTCTTTCGAGCAGGTTTTATATCGAACTTATTAGAAGTAAAACTTAGCGCAAAACAGATTCCTTTCAGAAAGTTTGGTGGAAAACGGTTTTTGGACTTGGCACATGTAAGGGATTTACTCGCCTATCTAAGAATCATTGATAATCCAAGAGATATACTTTCTTGGAATCGGGTATTACTTTTAGAAAAAAATATTGGGAAAAAATATGCACAAGTTCTTTATAAAAATCTAGAGATTAACCATTTTCAGTGGAACCTGATAAAAGATTCCCCGACATTCTTTTTAGGTATCCCCGATGTTGCTAAGTCCTCATTCCAAAACTTAATCAAAATCTTTCAATCGCAAACAGCAAATATAGGAAATAGTCAGTCAGCAGTGGAAACAGTCATTTCTCATTATATTCCCATTTTAGAACAAGAATATGATGATTTTGAAAAAAGAAAACATGATTTAGAGTCGTTTAAAATGCTTTCAAAATCGACCCCTAATCTTTCTGAATATTTAGCAAATTTGACTCTAGACCCGACTGAGAGAAAAGATACAAATCCGCCAGATAGTGAAGAAGAGGAATTTCTTACACTATCCACCATTCATTCAGCGAAAGGATTGGAATGGAAGTATGTATTTACTATGCAAGTGGTAGAAGGAAGTCTGCCTAGTTCGCGAATCAAAACCCTCCAAGATTTGGAAGAAGAGAGACGTTTATTCTATGTAGCAATTACTAGGGCAAAACAAGGTTTGATTTTGACCTCGCCTATTTTTTCTGAAAAAAACCGGTTAACAACAATCAGTCGATTCCTGCTTGATTTACCAAATCTCTCCGACTTAATAGAAGAAGTTGTACCGGAAATTGTAGAAAGCAAAATGGAACTCACAAAGCCCGATATGGAAAACGACCGGTTTCAGGACATCCAAAGATACTTTTTGAATTGA
- a CDS encoding MORN repeat-containing protein: MNLSFRSLVCGVFLLPVFIACASQETKDVSDPSNQDTKTNSRSANLEDPEKGGKKFGCIEGNCVDGIGKYVYDNGDVYSGSFKNDLREGSGSFLYADGEKFSGTYSEDKKQGPGEYHFKNGDKYVGEFQNGQINGKGTYSFKDGKSVSGDFTSDGQEGIGVLTDEGKARNCKIAGRKLLCE; the protein is encoded by the coding sequence ATGAATTTATCCTTTCGCAGTTTGGTTTGTGGAGTATTTCTTTTGCCTGTGTTTATTGCTTGTGCTTCTCAAGAGACAAAAGACGTTTCTGATCCTTCGAACCAAGATACAAAAACAAATTCACGTAGTGCCAATTTGGAAGATCCAGAAAAAGGTGGGAAGAAGTTCGGTTGTATTGAAGGGAACTGTGTGGACGGAATTGGCAAGTATGTCTATGATAATGGCGATGTTTATTCAGGATCTTTTAAAAACGACTTACGAGAAGGTAGTGGAAGTTTTCTTTACGCAGATGGTGAGAAGTTTAGCGGTACATATTCAGAAGATAAAAAACAAGGCCCAGGTGAGTATCATTTCAAAAACGGGGACAAATATGTTGGGGAATTTCAAAACGGTCAAATCAACGGCAAAGGAACTTATAGTTTCAAAGATGGCAAGTCCGTATCTGGTGATTTCACTTCCGATGGCCAGGAAGGTATAGGTGTTCTTACTGATGAGGGTAAAGCCAGAAATTGTAAAATCGCAGGAAGGAAACTTCTCTGCGAATAG
- a CDS encoding M48 family metallopeptidase, which produces MIRNLILFLVIPFIIHCSTSPTGRRQILLLKDAEMNEMGNTAFSELKSKTPIDSSAVSNVYVNCIVSAELAVTSDSTGVSSWEVVVFRDNSPNAFALPGGKIGVHTGMFSVAKNKDQLAAVIGHEIGHVIARHGNERVSQNQLAGGSVKILESLGKPTVASALGIGAKFGILLPFSREHESEADLIGLELMAKSGFDPRQSVELWKNMSALSGGKPNELLSTHPSDATRIKQLNAAMGNAMAIFESARAEGKRPNCQL; this is translated from the coding sequence ATGATTCGAAATTTAATTCTCTTTTTAGTGATCCCATTCATCATTCACTGCAGCACCTCTCCAACAGGAAGAAGACAAATCCTTCTCCTTAAAGATGCAGAAATGAACGAAATGGGAAACACGGCATTCTCTGAATTGAAATCTAAAACACCAATTGATTCCAGTGCTGTTTCTAATGTTTATGTAAACTGTATTGTCTCTGCAGAGTTGGCAGTCACTTCTGATTCCACCGGTGTGAGTTCTTGGGAGGTAGTGGTTTTTAGGGACAATAGTCCCAATGCCTTTGCTCTACCTGGCGGAAAAATTGGTGTTCACACAGGAATGTTTTCTGTTGCAAAAAATAAAGATCAGTTAGCCGCCGTTATAGGGCACGAGATAGGTCATGTGATTGCTCGTCATGGAAACGAAAGAGTATCTCAAAATCAGTTGGCAGGTGGTTCTGTTAAGATTTTAGAAAGCCTCGGGAAACCAACTGTAGCATCTGCTCTCGGGATCGGTGCGAAATTTGGAATCCTTTTACCGTTTTCCAGAGAACATGAATCGGAAGCAGATTTAATTGGACTTGAACTCATGGCTAAGTCTGGTTTTGATCCAAGGCAGAGCGTAGAACTTTGGAAAAATATGAGTGCTCTCAGTGGAGGTAAACCAAATGAATTGTTATCTACTCATCCCTCTGATGCGACAAGAATCAAACAATTAAATGCTGCGATGGGAAATGCAATGGCGATATTTGAATCAGCTAGGGCAGAAGGAAAACGACCTAACTGCCAATTATAG
- a CDS encoding EAL domain-containing protein, which yields MGSPISVLILENDSNSVFDLVREMKANGLSPLYRVVESFQSWEATVHEEDWDAIICSTREPFHSEIPIYLQYLEDKKIDIPVILLSDPEDFSKNLSYMKSGVNDLIDRKNLLRLTEVLERERRELVYRKEKNTTESFLYQSLKEIQLQKFALDQANIVSITDANGIITYVNEAFSKATGYSTSELIGQNHRILKSADKTKEDWTKIWETIQKGNVWRGEIRNIKKDGSDYWADTTIVPFTGQDKSVFQYIAIHHDITDRKLAEQQLTHDAFYDNLTGLPNRALFLARIEQKIFAYNTKNIGYPILFCINIDNFKRINHSLGNEAGDQILVIFSERLKQFSDSDAIITRLGADNFSILVTHLLAIDEGVNYALRLLERLGDPIPLGGYEIYLTASCGISAFGLGGKDADVLLRNAEIAMFHAKSQKVGTVSVFNQAMQEKIHFQLEIQNDLKKALTHNEIFVFYQPILDLKENKIGHWEALVRWRHPQRGMVSPAEFIPLAEDSGLIVPITRFVLEQAANVIEEVQLRQGLPISIAVNLSPQVFFDQNIFHWIVDLHNRRGIPYTSLQVEITESLAMKNLSETVPILSNLIDIGVKVALDDFGTGFSSLSYLEKLPLSIVKIDKSFLSNVAEGSKESFLLISIINMAHDLGYSVVAEGVEELEQLELLKSYECDKIQGYWLSKPIGSEDVVPFIHQFYSKQEK from the coding sequence ATGGGCAGTCCAATTAGCGTTCTAATACTCGAAAACGATTCCAATAGCGTCTTTGATCTTGTGAGAGAAATGAAGGCCAATGGCCTAAGTCCACTCTACAGGGTTGTCGAATCATTCCAATCTTGGGAAGCAACTGTCCATGAAGAGGACTGGGATGCCATTATATGTAGTACGAGGGAACCATTTCATTCCGAGATTCCCATTTACTTACAATATCTAGAAGATAAAAAAATTGATATCCCTGTAATTTTACTAAGCGATCCAGAAGACTTTTCGAAAAACTTAAGTTATATGAAGTCAGGAGTGAACGATTTAATTGATAGAAAAAACCTGCTTCGTTTAACTGAAGTTCTAGAAAGGGAAAGAAGAGAATTGGTTTATAGGAAGGAAAAAAACACGACAGAATCCTTTCTTTACCAATCTTTAAAAGAAATCCAACTCCAGAAATTTGCTTTAGACCAAGCGAATATTGTTTCCATTACAGACGCAAACGGAATTATCACTTACGTTAACGAAGCTTTTTCTAAAGCGACCGGTTATAGCACCTCTGAATTAATAGGTCAAAACCATAGAATCCTAAAGTCCGCAGACAAAACAAAAGAGGATTGGACAAAAATTTGGGAGACAATTCAGAAAGGGAACGTTTGGCGGGGAGAAATAAGAAATATAAAAAAAGATGGTAGTGACTATTGGGCAGACACTACCATAGTCCCGTTTACTGGCCAAGATAAATCAGTATTTCAATACATAGCAATCCATCATGACATCACAGACAGAAAACTTGCAGAGCAACAATTAACACATGACGCATTTTATGATAACCTAACAGGCCTTCCGAATCGAGCGTTGTTTTTGGCTAGGATTGAGCAAAAAATCTTTGCTTATAATACGAAGAACATAGGGTATCCGATTTTATTTTGCATCAATATTGATAATTTCAAACGAATCAATCATTCCCTTGGAAATGAAGCAGGAGATCAAATCCTTGTTATCTTTTCCGAAAGATTAAAACAATTTTCTGATTCCGATGCTATCATCACGAGGCTTGGCGCGGATAACTTTTCTATTCTAGTCACTCACCTTCTTGCCATTGACGAAGGGGTCAATTACGCTCTCAGACTTCTCGAACGATTAGGTGATCCTATACCACTCGGCGGATACGAAATTTATCTAACTGCATCTTGTGGGATTTCAGCCTTTGGGCTCGGAGGAAAAGATGCTGATGTACTTCTCAGAAATGCAGAAATCGCAATGTTTCACGCAAAGTCTCAGAAAGTAGGCACTGTATCTGTATTCAACCAAGCCATGCAGGAAAAAATCCACTTCCAACTAGAAATTCAAAATGATTTAAAGAAGGCACTGACTCATAATGAAATCTTTGTTTTCTACCAACCGATTTTGGATCTCAAGGAAAATAAAATTGGTCATTGGGAAGCTCTAGTTCGTTGGCGCCATCCCCAAAGAGGAATGGTTTCACCTGCAGAATTCATTCCTCTTGCAGAAGACTCAGGCCTCATTGTCCCTATCACTCGGTTTGTTTTAGAGCAAGCGGCGAATGTGATTGAAGAAGTACAACTCAGACAAGGTCTTCCTATTTCGATTGCTGTCAATTTGAGCCCGCAAGTATTTTTTGATCAGAATATTTTTCATTGGATAGTTGATCTACACAACCGAAGAGGAATTCCTTATACATCCTTACAAGTAGAGATTACGGAAAGTTTGGCGATGAAAAACTTGTCAGAAACAGTTCCAATACTTTCCAATCTCATTGATATCGGAGTGAAAGTTGCTCTAGATGACTTTGGAACAGGCTTTTCATCACTGTCTTATTTAGAAAAGTTACCATTGTCGATTGTAAAAATCGATAAATCTTTCTTAAGTAATGTTGCAGAGGGATCTAAAGAAAGTTTTCTTTTAATTTCAATAATTAATATGGCCCATGATCTTGGTTATTCGGTAGTGGCAGAAGGAGTAGAGGAACTAGAACAATTAGAGTTACTTAAATCCTATGAATGCGATAAAATCCAAGGTTATTGGTTATCAAAACCAATCGGAAGCGAAGATGTAGTCCCTTTTATTCATCAATTCTATTCAAAACAGGAAAAATAA
- a CDS encoding STAS domain-containing protein, with protein sequence MNFTTKQVKNHTVVTLEGSLDIYSAPALKKELHKIIDDGAESVAIDMVNIKLLDSSGIALLANLQKKLKSEEGQFFLLNVSQDVMVILKLSSLDKFFTILGGESELP encoded by the coding sequence ATGAATTTCACAACAAAACAAGTTAAAAATCATACAGTTGTTACTCTAGAGGGTTCCCTCGATATTTATTCTGCACCCGCACTTAAAAAAGAACTCCACAAAATTATCGATGACGGGGCTGAATCTGTAGCAATTGATATGGTGAATATCAAACTACTAGATTCCTCTGGAATTGCATTACTTGCGAATCTTCAAAAGAAACTCAAGTCTGAAGAAGGACAGTTTTTCCTTCTAAATGTCAGCCAAGATGTTATGGTCATTCTGAAACTCTCCAGTTTGGACAAATTCTTTACAATCTTAGGTGGGGAATCGGAACTTCCGTAA